One Acidimicrobiales bacterium DNA window includes the following coding sequences:
- a CDS encoding biotin/lipoyl-binding carrier protein — protein sequence MAEVRAEITANVWQVHVEVGQAVAVGDTIAILESMKMEIPVESPAGGTVAEVRVRPDDQVQEGDVIAVIQ from the coding sequence GTGGCAGAGGTCAGAGCCGAGATCACGGCCAACGTCTGGCAGGTCCACGTCGAGGTCGGCCAGGCGGTCGCCGTGGGTGACACCATCGCCATCCTCGAGTCGATGAAGATGGAGATCCCTGTCGAGTCTCCGGCCGGCGGCACCGTCGCCGAGGTGCGGGTGCGCCCGGACGACCAGGTCCAGGAGGGGGACGTGATCGCCGTCATCCAGTGA
- a CDS encoding cupin domain-containing protein, whose translation MDANEIIELLQLAPHPEGGSYRETWRAPTVSNRRPAGSAIYFLLRRGEESRWHRVDAAEAWHHYEGAPLELTVSTDGATEQVVALGPDLAAGQRPQFVVPADAWQSARSLGGHSLVGCTVSPAFEFAGFELAAPDWHPGQ comes from the coding sequence ATGGACGCCAACGAGATCATCGAGCTCCTCCAGCTGGCGCCTCATCCCGAGGGCGGGTCGTACCGGGAGACATGGCGCGCTCCCACCGTGTCGAACCGGCGCCCCGCGGGCAGCGCCATCTACTTCCTGCTCCGCCGGGGCGAGGAATCGCGCTGGCACCGCGTCGACGCCGCCGAGGCCTGGCACCACTACGAAGGAGCACCGCTCGAGCTCACGGTATCCACCGATGGTGCAACCGAGCAGGTCGTGGCGCTCGGGCCCGACCTCGCCGCGGGCCAGCGACCCCAGTTCGTCGTGCCCGCCGACGCCTGGCAGAGCGCCCGGAGCCTGGGCGGCCACTCGCTGGTCGGGTGCACGGTCTCGCCCGCGTTCGAGTTCGCTGGTTTCGAGCTCGCCGCCCCTGACTGGCACCCAGGCCAGTAG